In Sceloporus undulatus isolate JIND9_A2432 ecotype Alabama chromosome 10, SceUnd_v1.1, whole genome shotgun sequence, the following proteins share a genomic window:
- the POLE gene encoding DNA polymerase epsilon catalytic subunit A isoform X1, with product MAFRRGGGGRRRWGAEAPAEVGEGEAPPPPRGDDSSSLSAKKRLERSHWTDAIDAQFGFERVKEPAERTGWLINMHPTEVLDEDKRLVSAVDYYFIQEDGSRFKVALPYKPYFYIATQKDCDREVSSFLSKKFQGKIAKLETVPKEDLDLPNHLVGLKRNYIKLSFNTVDDLVKVRKEITPAVKKNRERDQSVDAYTTMLASALAGSSLTSKEEEPSKKTADQMDNIVDMREYDVPYHIRLSIDLKIHVAHWYNVRYRGSSFPPEITRRDDLVERPDPVVLAFDIETTKLPLKFPDAETDQIMMISYMIDGQGYLITNREIVSEDIEDFEFTPKPEYEGPFCVFNEPDEAHLIQRWFEHVQETKPTIMVTYNGDFFDWPFVEARAAAHGMNMQKEIGFQKDSQGEYKSSQCIHMDCLRWVKRDSYLPVGSHNLKAAAKAKLGYDPVELDPEEMCRMATEEPQILATYSVSDAVATYYMYMKYVHPFIFALCTIIPMEPDEVLRKGSGTLCEALLMVQAYHANIIFPNKQEQEFNKLTEDGHVLDSETYVGGHVEALESGVFRSDIPCRFRMNPAAFDFLLQRVEKTLRHAIEEEEGIPLDQVTNFQDVCNEIKIKLNSLKDVPNRIECPLIYHLDVGAMYPNIILTNRLQPSAMVDEATCAACDFNKPGANCQRRMTWQWRGEFMPASRSEYHRIQQQLESEKFPSLFPEGAPRAFHELTREEQAKYEKKRLADYCRKAYKKIHVTKVEERITTICQRENSFYVDTVRAFRDRRYEFKGLHKVWKKKLAAAMEMGDASEVKRCKNMEILYDSLQLAHKCILNSFYGYVMRKGARWYSMEMAGIVCFTGANIITQARELIEQIGRPLELDTDGIWCVLPNTFPENFVIKSTNAKKPKVTISYPGAMLNIMVKEGFTNDQYQELVDPAVLKYVCRSENSIFFEVDGPYLAMILPASKEEGKKLKKRYAVFNEDGSLAELKGFEVKRRGELQLVKIFQSSVFEAFLKGTTLEEVYASVAKVADYWLDVLYSKAANMPDSELFELISENRSMSRRLEDYGEQKSTSISTAKRLAEFLGDQMVKDAGLSCRFIISKKPEGAPVTERAIPLAIFQAELSVRRHYLRKWLKSPSLQDFDIRTILDWDYYIERLGSTIQKIITIPAALQQVKNPVPRVHHPDWLHKKLLEKNDVYKQKKISELFTSEGKKQVYANLPQEDTPCTQVTDIEDFGVTKPLQPGVPVSSKRKRIPTAEESQQQSQNLELTQSWREILGPPPPIGTTKEERLVWLCFHKKKWELQARQRQERRKRRRLADGEVVLSGGLIRAGPSKGLSNYLLRTARSILDMPWQIVQIAETHQQGLFKLWAVIGNDLHCLKLNIPRVFYVNQRVPKPEEGTDYRKVNRILPRSNLVYNLYEYSVPEDMYQEHINEINASLSAPDIEGVYETQVPLLLRALICLGCVCMVNKHLVRHLTGREAETFDLEHLEMRSLAQFSYLEPGSIRHIYLYHHSQGNKALFGLFIPSQRKASVFVLDTVRSNQMPNLTNMYSVEHNAMVEKVGQELLPPNKHTFEVRAETDRKTVCRAIQRLLLAYKDERRGPTLIAVQSNWDLKRLASGMPVFEEFPLVPVQVADDINYGVLDWQRHAARHMIRRYLNLDTCLSQAFDMSRYYHIPIGNLPDDVSTFGTDLFFSRHLHRHNHLLWLSPTSRPDLGGKEADDSRLVMEFDEKVSVEINHPGCYSTVCVELDLQSLAVNTILQSHHVNDMEGASSMCISFDVIQQASLEDMVTGNQATNVPASYDEAALCSNTFRILKSVVVGWVKEITQYHNVYADNQVIHFYRWLRSPTSLLYDPALHRMLHNMMKKLFLQLVAEFKRLGSAVIYANFNRIILCTKKRNIGDALAYVEYITKSIHSKEIFHSLTISFSRCWEFLLWMDPANYGGIKGKVPSQIHYGEETNSKKTVDVEGSEEEEEEEEEEEDKEEGTGEDGVEELLENNWNIVQYLPQAASCQTYFLMIVSAYIVAVYHSMKEEMERNGPGSTPIKRRTNSQVSQEPVGEKGAMSGMIAFSQEYVSNELTQSFFTITQKIQKKVSGSRRTTEPSEMFPALPGSYLMLNNPALEFVKSVCQVLSLDTNVTNQVSKLKRDLLRLIEVGEFSEEAQFQDPCRSYILPEMICKNCNFCRDLDLCKDPVFSQDGSVLPNWACSNCQAQYDSDAIEMALMEALQKKLMAFTLQDLVCLKCKGIKDTHMPVYCSCAGDFDLLLPTKTFLEQLKVFQSIAQHYNMSYLLENIKWLLQMNPQLPL from the exons ATGGCGTTCCGGAGAGGCGGCGGGGGGCGACGGCGCTGGGGAGCGGAGGCCCCCGCGGAAGTAGGGGAAGGGgaggcgccgccgccgccgcgcgg GGATGACAGCTCTTCACTCTCCGCAAAGAAACGCTTGGAGCGCAGCCACTGGACAGACGCGATCGATGCCCAGTTTGGCTTTGAGAGGGTGAAGGAACCCGCTGAGAGGACAGGCTGGCTGATCAACATGCACCCG ACGGAGGTTTTGGATGAGGATAAACGCCTGGTCAGTGCTGTGGATTACTATTTCATTCAGGAGGATGGCAGTCGATTTAAG GTGGCATTGCCCTATAAGCCGTACTTCTATATTGCAACCCAAAAG GATTGTGACCGAGAAGtgtcctcctttctttccaagAAGTTCCAAGGTAAAATAGCAAAGCTGGAAACTGTACCCAAAGAAGATCTGGACCTG CCAAATCACCTGGTTGGGTTAAAGCGCAACTACATCAAGCTCTCTTTCAACACAGTGGATGATCTGGTAAAGGTACGCAAAGAAATCACACCTGCTGTAAAGAAGAACAGAGAACGGGACCAATCTGTGGACGCTTACACCACCATGTTAGCCAG CGCTCTTGCTGGGAGCAGCCTGACCAGTAAGGAAGAGGAGCCCTCCAAGAAGACTGCAGACCAGATGGACAATATAGTGGACATGCGGGAATATGATGTACCCTATCATATTCGCCTGTCTATTGATCTGAAGATCCATGTG GCTCACTGGTACAACGTTCGCTACCGGGGCAGCAGCTTTCCTCCTGAAATCACTCGCCGAGATGACCTGGTAGAACGGCCA GATCCTGTCGTTCTGGCCTTTGACATTGAGACCACCAAACTCCCTTTGAAATTTCCGGATGCAGAGACGGATCAGATCATGATGATCTCCTACATGATTGATGGCCAG GGTTACTTGATCACCAACAGGGAGATAGTTTCGGAAGACATTGAAGATTTTGAGTTCACTCCCAAACCAGAGTATGAGGGTCCCTTCTGTGTTTTTAATGAACCAGATGAG GCCCATCTTATCCAGCGGTGGTTTGAGCATGTTCAGGAAACCAAGCCAACAATCATGGTGACTTACAACGGAGACTTCTTTGACTG GCCCTTTGTGGAAGCCAGAGCTGCTGCTCACGGAATGAATATGCAGAAGGAGATTGGGTTCCAGAAGGATAGTCAGGGTGAATACAAATCATCTCAGTGTATCCACATGGATTGTCTCAG GTGGGTCAAAAGAGACAGCTATCTTCCGGTGGGAAGCCACAACCTGAAAGCGGCAGCCAAAGCAAAGCTGGGTTATGACCCTGTGGAGCTAGACCCTGAAGAGATGTGCCGGATGGCTACTGAAGAGCCACAG ATTCTGGCCACCTATTCAGTGTCTGATGCTGTTGCTACCTATTACATGTACATGAAATACGTGCATCCTTTCATCTTTGCCTTGTGCACCATCATCCCAATGGAGCCTGATGAA GTGCTACGAAAGGGATCAGGGACTCTCTGTGAGGCGCTGCTCATGGTTCAGGCCTATCATGCCAACATCATCTTCCCCAATAAACAAGAGCAGGAGTTCAATAAGCTTACCGAGGATGGGCACGTGCTGGACTCAGAGACATACGTTGGGGGCCATGTGGAAGCACTGGAGTCGGGGGTCTTTCGCAGTGACATCCCCTGCCGCTTTAGGATG AATCCTGCTGCCTTTGACTTCCTCCTGCAGCGTGTGGAGAAGACACTGCGTCATGccattgaggaggaggagggaatacCACTAGATCAAGTGACCAACTTCCAAGAT GTTTGTAACGAAATCAAGATTAAGCTGAATTCCCTAAAGGATGTTCCCAACCGAATTGAGTGTCCACTGATCTACCATCTGGATGTGGGGGCCATGTACCCAAATATTATCCTGACCAATAGGTTGCAG CCTTCAGCAATGGTGGATGAAGCTACATGTGCTGCCTGTGACTTTAACAAGCCAGGTGCGAACTGTCAACGGAGAATGACTTGGCAGTGGAGAGGAGAATTCA TGCCTGCATCCCGCAGCGAGTACCACCGCATCCAGCAACAGCTGGAGTCTGAGAAGTTCCCCTCTCTCTTCCCGGAAGGGGCGCCCCGGGCTTTCCATGAGCTGACCCGAGAGGAGCAAGCCAAATATGAGAAAAAGCGCTTGGCAG ATTACTGCCGCAAGGCCTACAAGAAGATCCATGTGACTAAGGTGGAGGAGCGGATCACCACCATCTGCCAGCGAGAAAACTCCTTCTATGTGGATACTGTGCGGGCCTTTCGGGACCGGCGCTATGAGTTCAAGGGGCTCCACaag GTGTGGAAGAAGAAGCTGGCTGCAGCCATGGAGATGGGAGATGCGTCGGAAGTGAAGCGTTGCAAGAACATGGAGATTCTGTATGATTCgctgcagctggcacacaagtgcATCCTCAACTCCTTTTATGGATATGTCATGCGCAAAGG AGCTCGGTGGTACTCCATGGAAATGGCTGGCATTGTCTGCTTCACAGGTGCAAACATTATCACACAGGCCAGGGAGCTGATAGAGCAGATTGG GAGGCCCTTGGAACTAGACACAGATGGCATCTGGTGTGTGCTTCCAAACACTTTCCCAGAAAACTTTGTCATCAAATCAACAAATGCCAAGAAGCCCAAGGTGACAATCTCCTATCCAGGTGCAATGTTGAACATCATGGTGAAG GAAGGGTTTACAAATGACCAGTACCAGGAGCTGGTGGACCCAGCCGTGCTCAAGTATGTTTGCCGCTCAGAGAATAGCATCTTCTTTGAAGTGGATGGACCATATCTGGCTATGATTCTACCAGCCTCCAAGGAGGAGGGCAAGAAGCTGAAGAAAAG GTATGCCGTGTTTAATGAGGATGGCTCTTTAGCTGAATTGAAGGGGTTTGAAGTGAAGCGGCGCGGGGAGCTTCAGCTGGTGAAGATCTTTCAGTCATCAGTGTTTGAGGCCTTCCTGAAGGGCACCACTTTGGAAGAGGTCTACGCTTCGGTTGCCAAAGTAGCAGACTACTGGCTTGACGTGCTTTACAGCAAG GCTGCCAATATGCCTGACTCAGAGCTTTTTGAGCTGATCTCTGAGAACCGATCCATGTCCCGCAGACTGGAGGATTATGGGGAACAGAAATCCACCTCTATCAGCACAGCTAAGCGTCTGGCCGAGTTCCTTGGGGACCAGATGGTAAAGGATGCGGGACTGAGCTGCCGATTTATCATCTCTAAGAAGCCAGAAGGAGCTCCAGTCACTGAGAG AGCCATCCCACTAGCCATTTTCCAGGCTGAGCTTTCAGTACGCAGGCACTATCTCCGGAAATGGCTGAAGAGCCCCTCCCTGCAGGATTTTGACATCCGAACG ATCCTGGATTGGGACTATTACATTGAGAGACTGGGTAGCACAATCCAAAAAATTATCACTATTCCAGCAGCACTGCAGCAG GTGAAGAACCCTGTGCCTCGTGTCCACCATCCTGACTGGCTGCACAAGAAGCTCTTGGAGAAGAACGATGTGTACAAgcagaagaaaatcagtgaacTGTTCACAAGCGAGGGCAAGAAGCAG GTCTATGCTAACCTACCCCAAGAGGACACCCCTTGTACACAGGTCACAGATATAGAAGATTTTGGGGTCACCAAACCTCTCCAGCCAGGAGTCCCTGTGTCAAGCAAACGTAAGCGGATTCCCACAGCAGAAGAGAGCCAGCAGCAGTCCCAGAATCTGGAACTCACCCAGTCCTGGAGGGAGATCCTGGGCCCACCACCACCCATTGGCACCACCAAG GAGGAGCGCCTAGTCTGGCTGTGCTTCCACAAGAAGAAGTGGGAACTTCAGGCCCGTCAGCGCCAGGAGCGCCGCAAGAGGCGGAGGTTGGCTGATGGCGAAGTGGTCCTGAGTGGGGGACTGATCCGTGCCGGCCCCTCTAAGGGGCTCAGCAATTACTTGCTCAGGACTGCGCGGAGCATCCTCGACATGCCGTGGCAGATAGTGCAG ATTGCCGAGACCCACCAGCAAGGCCTCTTTAAGCTGTGGGCTGTGATTGGAAATGACCTGCATTGTCTCAAGCTGAACATCCCCCGAGTCTTCTATGTCAACCAGCGTGTCCCCAAACCTGAAGAGGGCACGGACTATAGGAAG GTGAACAGAATTCTTCCTCGTTCCAACTTAGTCTACAACCTCTACGAATATTCTGTGCCTGAGGATATGTACCAGGAGCACATCAATGAAATTAATGCCAGTCTCTCTGCCCCAGATATTGAGGGGGTGTATGAAACCCAG GTGCCATTATTGCTGCGGGCTTTGATCTGCTTGGGCTGCGTCTGCATGGTTAACAAGCATTTGGTGAGACACCTCACCGGCCGAGAGGCTGAGACCTTCGACCTCGAACACCTAGAGATGCGCTCTTTGGCTCAGTTCAGTTACCTGGAACCAG GCAGCATCCGGCACATCTACCTTTATCACCATTCCCAAGGCAACAAGGCCCTGTTTGGCCTCTTCATCCCATCTCAGCGCAAAGCATCTGTCTTTGTACTTGACACA GTCCGGAGTAACCAGATGCCCAACCTCACCAACATGTACTCAGTGGAGCACAATGCAATGGTGGAGAAGGTGGGCCAAGAGCTTCTTCCACCCAATAAGCACACCTTTGAAGTACGAGCAGAGACGGACCGCAAAACAGTCTGCAGGGCAATCCAGCGCCTCCTGCTAGCATACAAG GATGAGCGCAGGGGGCCCACCCTCATCGCTGTGCAGTCTAACTGGGATTTGAAGAGGCTGGCCAGTGGCATGCCTGTCTTTGAGGAGTTCCCGCTGGTTCCTGTCCAGGTAGCTGATGACATCAACTATGGTGTCCTGGACTGGCAGCGCCACGCTGCCCGACACATGATCCGTCGCTACCTCAACTTGGACACATGCCTGTCTCAAGCCTTTGACATGAGCAG GTACTACCACATCCCTATCGGGAACCTGCCCGACGACGTCTCCACCTTTGGGACAGACCTGTTCTTCTCTCGCCACCTCCACCGCCACAACCACCTCCTGTGGCTTTCGCCCACCTCCCGTCCTGATCTGGGCGGCAAGGAGGCAGATGACAGTCGCCTGGTCATGGAATTTGATGAGAAGGTCTCTGTTGAGATCAATCACCCAGGCTGCTATTCCACAG tgtgtgtaGAACTGGATCTCCAGAGCCTTGCTGTGAACACCATCTTGCAGTCCCATCACGTCAATGACATGGAGGGGGCCTCCAGCATGTGCATCAGCTTTGACGTGATTCAGCAGGCATCGCTGGAGGACATGGTCACAGGGAACCAGGCCACCAATGTCCCCGCCAGCTACGATGAAGCAGCCCTTTGCTCCAACACTTTCAG GATCTTGAAAAGTGTGGTGGTGGGCTGGGTGAAAGAGATCACGCAGTACCACAATGTCTATGCTGACAACCAGGTGATTCATTTCTACCGCTGGCTGCGCTCCCCAACCTCACTGCTCTATGATCCAGCATTGCACCGCATGCTACACAATATGATGAAGAAGCTCTTCCTGCA ACTAGTGGCAGAGTTCAAACGCCTTGGCTCTGCAGTGATTTATGCTAACTTCAACCGCATCATCCTATGCACCAAGAAACGCAACATTGGTGACGCCCTTGCCTACGTGGAATACATCACCAAAAG CATCCACTCGAAGGAAATCTTCCACTCGTTGACTATTTCCTTCTCACGCTGCTGGGAGTTCTTGCTTTGGATGGACCCAGCCAATTACGGTGGGATCAAGGGCAAAGTACCATCCCAGATCCACTACGGGGAG GAGACAAACAGCAAGAAGACAGTAGATGTAGAaggcagtgaggaggaggaggaggaagaggaggaagaagaggacaaggaagaaggaACAGGAGAAGATGGTGTGGAGGAGCTGCTGGAGAACAACTGGAACATAGTGCAATACCTACCCCAGGCTGCCTCCTGTCAGACTTACTTCCTCATGATTGTGTCTG CCTACATTGTTGCAGTCTACCACAGCATGAAGGAGGAAATGGAGCGTAATGGCCCTGGAAGCACACCCATCAAGAGACGCACAAATAGCCAGGTCTCCCAGGAGCCTGTGGGGGAGAAGGGTGCCATGTCAG GCATGATCGCATTCTCTCAGGAGTATGTCTCCAATGAGCTCACCCAGAGCTTCTTCACCATCACCCAGAAGATCCAGAAGAAAGTGAGTGGCTCTAGGCGCACCACAGAGCCCTCAGAAATGTTCCCAGCCCTGCCTGGCTCATACCTGATGCTCAACAATCCAGCACTGGAGTTTGTGAAATCTGTCTGCCAG GTATTGTCTCTGGATACCAATGTCACCAACCAGGTGAGCAAGCTGAAGCGAGACCTGCTTCGCCTCATCGAAGTGGGAGAATTCTCCGAAGAGGCTCAGTTTCAGGATCCTTGTCGCTCCTACATCCTCCCAGAGATGATCTGCAAGAACTGTAACTTCTGCAGAGACCTGGATCTCTGCAAGGACCCGGTCTTCTCTCAG GATGGCTCAGTGCTGCCTAACTGGGCATGCTCCAATTGCCAGGCTCAGTATGACTCAGACGCTATTGAGATGGCCCTGATGGAAGCCCTTCAGAAGAAGCTGATGGCCTTTACCCTTCAAGATCTG GTGTGTCTGAAGTGCAAAGGCATCAAGGACACCCACATGCCTGTGTACTGCAGCTGCGCTGGAGACTTTGACCTCCTCTTGCCCACCAAG ACCTTCCTGGAGCAGCTGAAGGTCTTCCAGAGCATTGCCCAGCACTACAACATGTCCTACCTGTTGGAGAACATTAAATGGCTGCTGCAGATGAACCCTCAGCTGCCTTTGTGA